In Paenibacillus larvae subsp. larvae, the following proteins share a genomic window:
- a CDS encoding precorrin-2 dehydrogenase/sirohydrochlorin ferrochelatase family protein: protein MTVYPIMLNVKEMVCLIVGGGRVAERKASHLLEAGADVLLISPELSSGLNELVNKGRIRLERRKYEEGDIRRFEPLLVFAATNEPRVNQAVIEEARQAGKLVNAADNPDAGSFCVPAVLKRGKLAIAVSTGGAGPAAAARIKRELAGMYGPEYETYLDFLGQFRKWLRERIPSSEERHELLKIVQSWPLDSVIVNGRFDSWVQGFYRHLDEGISGENLDQYAAATGIQSFIGSCRTDSCHTKEHG from the coding sequence ATGACGGTATACCCGATAATGTTAAATGTTAAAGAAATGGTTTGCCTGATCGTGGGCGGGGGCCGTGTTGCCGAGCGGAAAGCATCCCACCTACTGGAAGCCGGAGCCGATGTGCTCTTGATTAGTCCTGAGCTATCTTCAGGTCTTAATGAGCTTGTAAATAAAGGGCGAATTCGTCTGGAACGGAGAAAATATGAAGAGGGGGATATACGCAGGTTTGAGCCTCTTCTTGTTTTTGCCGCTACGAATGAGCCGCGGGTGAATCAGGCCGTGATTGAAGAAGCCAGGCAAGCGGGAAAATTGGTGAATGCAGCTGATAATCCGGATGCCGGAAGCTTCTGTGTTCCGGCTGTATTGAAAAGGGGAAAGCTGGCAATAGCAGTTTCCACGGGAGGGGCAGGGCCTGCAGCTGCAGCCAGGATAAAGCGTGAACTCGCGGGAATGTATGGTCCGGAATATGAGACCTATCTGGATTTTTTGGGACAGTTCAGGAAATGGCTTCGGGAAAGAATACCCTCTTCTGAAGAACGGCATGAACTATTAAAAATAGTGCAGTCATGGCCCCTCGACTCAGTGATTGTAAACGGGCGGTTCGATTCATGGGTTCAAGGTTTTTACCGTCATTTGGACGAAGGGATATCCGGAGAAAACCTGGATCAGTATGCAGCGGCTACAGGCATCCAGTCTTTTATTGGAAGTTGCAGGACGGATTCTTGTCATACAAAAGAACATGGGTGA
- the hemL gene encoding glutamate-1-semialdehyde 2,1-aminomutase, which produces MSTNRLRIDRKSAEAFEEAKKVIPGGVNSPVRAFKSVGLTPLYIDHAKGSKVYDIDGNEFIDYVGSWGPLILGHAHPEVIAQIQDYAEKGTSFGAPTLIETEMARIVTERVPSVDIVRMVNSGTEATMSALRLARGYTKRNKIVKFEGSYHGHADSLLIKAGSGVATLGLPDSPGVPESVAVNTITVPYNDLDTLKEVFHTFGEDIAAVIVEPIAGNMGVVPPLPGFLQGLRDITEKYGSLLIFDEVMTGFRVHLNCAQGLFGITPDLTCLGKVIGGGLPVGAYGGKREIMERIAPSGPIYQAGTLSGNPLAMIAGYTTLRLLGEPGVYEELERKSSKLEEGFAQNAREAGIPCTINRVGSMVCPFFTDQRVINYETAKTSDLNRFTSYFARMLDYGVSAAPSQFEGMFVSLAHTDEDIDATIEANRQALKRL; this is translated from the coding sequence ATGAGCACGAATCGCCTACGAATAGACAGGAAGTCGGCAGAGGCTTTTGAAGAAGCCAAGAAAGTGATCCCAGGCGGTGTGAATAGTCCTGTCCGAGCGTTTAAGTCCGTTGGGCTTACCCCTTTATATATTGATCATGCCAAGGGATCCAAAGTATATGATATAGACGGCAATGAATTTATAGATTACGTAGGGTCCTGGGGACCGCTTATTTTAGGACATGCCCACCCTGAAGTCATTGCCCAGATTCAGGATTACGCAGAAAAAGGAACCAGCTTTGGGGCCCCGACGCTGATTGAGACAGAAATGGCCCGGATTGTTACTGAACGCGTACCCTCCGTTGATATTGTGCGCATGGTGAATTCCGGAACGGAAGCGACCATGAGTGCTCTTCGCCTCGCCCGCGGCTATACCAAACGCAATAAGATTGTGAAATTCGAAGGAAGCTATCACGGCCATGCAGATTCTCTCCTGATTAAAGCGGGGTCCGGAGTGGCGACATTGGGACTTCCTGACAGTCCCGGTGTTCCTGAAAGTGTGGCGGTTAATACGATAACCGTACCCTATAACGACTTGGATACTTTAAAAGAAGTATTCCATACTTTCGGTGAAGATATTGCGGCAGTAATCGTTGAGCCGATAGCGGGGAATATGGGAGTGGTTCCGCCTCTGCCGGGATTTCTTCAAGGACTCCGCGATATTACGGAAAAGTACGGATCACTGCTTATTTTTGATGAGGTGATGACGGGTTTCCGCGTCCATTTGAATTGCGCCCAGGGTCTGTTCGGTATAACTCCTGACCTTACGTGTCTGGGGAAAGTGATCGGCGGAGGCCTTCCTGTAGGAGCTTATGGCGGGAAACGGGAAATTATGGAGAGAATTGCCCCAAGTGGTCCGATCTATCAGGCCGGTACATTATCGGGTAACCCGCTGGCTATGATCGCAGGTTATACTACCCTTCGTTTGCTTGGGGAGCCGGGTGTGTATGAAGAATTGGAGCGTAAATCGTCCAAATTAGAAGAGGGATTTGCCCAAAATGCCCGGGAAGCGGGAATTCCCTGCACAATTAACCGGGTTGGGTCCATGGTATGTCCATTCTTTACGGACCAGAGAGTGATTAATTATGAAACAGCCAAAACCTCTGATCTGAACCGCTTCACTTCCTATTTTGCCCGTATGCTGGATTATGGAGTATCTGCCGCTCCTTCCCAGTTTGAAGGGATGTTTGTATCGTTAGCTCATACGGATGAGGATATCGATGCCACAATCGAGGCTAACCGCCAGGCTTTGAAGAGATTATAA
- the hemH gene encoding ferrochelatase — MTKPKTGVLVMSYGTPESLEQIEAYYTHIRRGNKPSPEQLKELTDRYKAIVGGVFPLRANTDEQAAALDETLNHRYSDREFVCYQGLKHAYPFIEEGVKQMVKDGIKEAVAVVLAPHYSVMSIGSYIKRAREAAEKEGLEIRFVESYHLHPALIEAWTARVNEGLDKFEDSEKEKVKVIFTAHSLPEKIVEMNDPYPDQLLATSHAIAEKAQLSQWQFSWQSAGRTSVSWLGPDILDVLRTLHEEERVGNVLICPIGFVSEHLEILYDIDIECQGLAKDLGMHLERTAMLGTDPLYMKTLSDVIVQQLG; from the coding sequence ATGACCAAACCTAAAACAGGCGTTCTCGTTATGTCATATGGAACGCCCGAAAGCCTTGAACAGATTGAAGCTTACTATACCCATATCAGAAGAGGAAACAAGCCGAGTCCGGAACAGCTGAAAGAATTGACCGACCGTTATAAAGCCATTGTCGGGGGAGTGTTCCCGTTAAGAGCCAATACGGATGAACAGGCGGCTGCTTTGGATGAGACGCTTAACCACCGTTATTCTGACCGGGAATTTGTATGTTATCAAGGTTTAAAACATGCTTACCCGTTTATTGAGGAAGGCGTGAAACAGATGGTGAAGGATGGAATAAAGGAAGCAGTTGCTGTAGTACTGGCCCCCCATTACTCTGTGATGAGTATAGGATCCTATATAAAGCGTGCCCGGGAAGCGGCAGAGAAGGAAGGGCTGGAGATTCGCTTTGTGGAAAGCTATCATCTTCATCCGGCATTAATTGAAGCATGGACGGCCAGGGTCAATGAGGGACTGGATAAGTTTGAAGATTCGGAAAAAGAAAAAGTTAAAGTGATCTTTACGGCGCACAGCCTACCGGAAAAAATCGTTGAAATGAATGATCCATACCCGGATCAGCTTCTTGCAACTTCTCATGCTATTGCGGAAAAGGCACAATTATCCCAATGGCAGTTTAGCTGGCAAAGCGCCGGGAGGACATCCGTATCATGGCTGGGGCCGGATATTTTGGATGTGCTTCGGACCCTTCATGAGGAAGAGAGGGTAGGAAATGTGCTAATATGCCCGATCGGTTTTGTTTCGGAACATCTTGAAATCTTGTATGACATCGATATTGAGTGCCAGGGATTGGCTAAAGATCTTGGCATGCATCTGGAGCGGACTGCTATGCTTGGAACCGACCCGCTTTACATGAAAACGCTAAGTGATGTCATTGTACAGCAGCTTGGATAA
- the cobA gene encoding uroporphyrinogen-III C-methyltransferase — MGKGKVYLVGAGPGDPKLITLKGLEAIQKADVIVYDRLASPRLLKHRKPGAGTIFVGKHPDKHMMKQEDINRLLVNLALEGKIVVRLKGGDPSIFGRVGEEAEQLKEHRIPYEMIPGITSAIAVPAYAGIPVTHRDFTSTFAIVTGHEYLNKTYSKLDWEHLAKGIGTIVFLMGVANLSNICERLISHGKSPDTPAAIICMGTWMEQETITGTLRTISGKALEANFTSPAVIIIGEVVRLRDKLSWFEQKPLFGKRILVTRARSQASELAAKIEDLGGEPVEFPVISLREPSRPEAIRALEQAVSCLELYNWILFTSVNGVDFFFEYLTKHHIDIRRLYGAKIAAVGPATADALRNRGLIPDFIPREFVAEGLLAGLEEHIRSGQHVLLPTANIARKLLEENFSRRGVHVTKVDVYENVLSTEGVEEVLELLRDGALHAVTFTSSSTVNNLLEALRQAGAVNPQELLAPLELVCIGPKTAETLHKNGFSRYRTAAEATIDSLVEALQAGAGSDSFF; from the coding sequence TTGGGGAAAGGGAAAGTTTACCTTGTCGGAGCGGGTCCGGGTGATCCAAAATTAATAACCCTGAAAGGTCTTGAAGCGATTCAAAAAGCGGATGTTATCGTTTATGACCGCCTTGCAAGTCCCAGGTTGCTCAAACATAGAAAGCCGGGGGCCGGAACTATCTTTGTCGGCAAGCATCCGGACAAGCATATGATGAAACAGGAGGACATCAACCGCCTCCTGGTTAATCTGGCTTTGGAAGGGAAGATAGTAGTAAGGCTGAAGGGAGGGGACCCCAGCATTTTCGGCCGTGTGGGGGAAGAAGCGGAACAGCTTAAGGAGCATCGGATTCCTTATGAAATGATCCCGGGCATAACATCGGCTATTGCAGTTCCGGCGTATGCGGGAATACCGGTGACCCATCGCGACTTCACCTCAACCTTTGCCATTGTTACCGGACATGAGTACCTGAACAAAACTTATAGCAAACTGGACTGGGAACATCTTGCCAAAGGGATTGGCACCATTGTATTTCTTATGGGTGTCGCCAATTTATCCAATATTTGCGAAAGGTTAATCAGCCACGGCAAGTCTCCGGATACTCCCGCTGCGATCATCTGCATGGGAACATGGATGGAACAGGAGACAATAACCGGAACGCTGAGGACAATCTCAGGCAAAGCACTGGAAGCCAATTTTACATCCCCCGCTGTTATTATTATCGGGGAAGTAGTCCGCCTTCGGGACAAGCTATCCTGGTTTGAGCAGAAACCGCTGTTTGGCAAACGGATTCTGGTGACCCGCGCACGCAGCCAGGCAAGTGAACTGGCGGCCAAGATCGAAGATCTGGGCGGTGAACCCGTAGAATTTCCCGTGATATCGTTGAGGGAGCCGTCCAGGCCGGAGGCTATCCGCGCCCTGGAACAAGCAGTGTCCTGCCTTGAACTTTATAATTGGATTCTTTTTACTAGCGTGAACGGAGTAGACTTTTTTTTCGAATATTTAACAAAACATCACATAGATATCCGGCGGCTGTACGGGGCAAAAATCGCGGCAGTAGGACCTGCTACGGCTGATGCATTACGCAACCGGGGATTGATTCCGGATTTTATCCCCCGGGAATTTGTGGCTGAAGGCCTTCTTGCCGGCTTGGAGGAGCATATCCGGTCTGGGCAGCATGTCCTTCTTCCCACCGCAAATATAGCACGTAAACTGCTGGAGGAAAACTTTTCCCGCAGAGGCGTACATGTCACTAAAGTGGATGTGTATGAAAATGTGCTTTCCACGGAAGGGGTGGAAGAAGTGCTGGAACTTCTCCGCGATGGAGCGCTTCATGCCGTCACTTTTACCAGTTCTTCCACAGTGAATAATTTGCTTGAAGCCCTGCGGCAGGCTGGGGCCGTAAACCCTCAGGAACTCCTTGCCCCGCTGGAACTTGTTTGTATAGGTCCCAAAACGGCTGAAACCCTGCATAAAAACGGGTTCTCCCGTTACCGGACAGCAGCAGAAGCTACAATTGATTCCCTGGTCGAGGCACTGCAGGCAGGTGCCGGATCCGATTCATTCTTTTAA
- the hemG gene encoding protoporphyrinogen oxidase, giving the protein MKQRPKLLVVGGGMTGLSAAFYLQRYAEEDDVPVQIIVAEKTGKFGGRIHTLRRDGFVFEKGPDSFLARKTPILDLSRELELMSELTGTNPKAQKTYILKEKEFHLIPPGLVLGVPTQWAPFLASRLISPEGKRRVAEDVTLPVGKENGDESLGDFLERRMGKEMLEHVVEPLLAGIYAGDTYKLSLQATFPQFQQAEKHAGSLILGMMENQKKARASAAPEDIPQEACSSAFLTFTGGLQVLIGKLEQTLRSQNHVELRENCGVSSFDKRKDGYLVRFEDGKEEKVDGIVLTTPNFHSCELLSSLPSAKPLRDISYVSVANVILAFEEEEIKHVLDGTGFLVPRKEGRTITACTWTSAKWLHTAPEGKVLLRFYVGRSGDEGWTEWNDEELVSRVKEDLHDLMGVTAEPLFYEVTRLYKSMPQYPVGHLDAIRRLRRDLREHMPGVFVTGAGFEGVGLPDCIRQGRDTAKELIHHIKG; this is encoded by the coding sequence ATGAAGCAAAGACCAAAATTGCTCGTCGTCGGAGGAGGCATGACAGGTTTAAGCGCCGCCTTTTATCTTCAGCGTTACGCGGAAGAGGATGACGTCCCTGTCCAAATTATAGTTGCGGAAAAGACCGGAAAATTCGGAGGGAGAATTCATACTCTTCGCCGGGACGGGTTTGTATTTGAAAAAGGGCCTGATTCATTTCTGGCAAGAAAGACCCCTATTCTGGACTTGTCCAGGGAGTTGGAGCTTATGTCTGAACTGACAGGAACCAATCCTAAGGCCCAAAAGACCTATATTTTAAAAGAAAAGGAATTCCACTTAATTCCCCCGGGACTTGTTCTCGGGGTTCCTACCCAGTGGGCTCCGTTTTTGGCGAGCCGCCTGATTTCACCGGAAGGCAAACGGCGTGTTGCGGAGGATGTAACTTTGCCGGTGGGAAAAGAGAATGGGGATGAATCACTGGGTGATTTTCTTGAACGCAGGATGGGAAAGGAAATGCTTGAACATGTAGTTGAGCCGCTTCTTGCAGGAATCTATGCCGGGGATACTTACAAGCTCAGCCTGCAGGCTACGTTTCCCCAGTTCCAACAGGCCGAGAAGCATGCCGGAAGCCTTATTCTTGGAATGATGGAGAATCAAAAGAAAGCCAGAGCATCCGCTGCTCCGGAAGACATTCCCCAAGAAGCCTGTTCTTCGGCATTTTTAACGTTTACCGGCGGGCTTCAAGTGCTGATTGGAAAGCTTGAGCAAACGCTTCGGTCCCAGAATCATGTAGAACTAAGGGAGAACTGTGGAGTCTCATCGTTTGATAAGAGAAAAGATGGTTACCTGGTCCGGTTTGAAGATGGAAAAGAAGAGAAAGTGGACGGTATTGTACTAACTACACCCAACTTTCATTCCTGCGAGCTCTTAAGTTCCCTTCCGTCTGCAAAACCACTGCGTGACATCTCCTATGTTTCGGTAGCGAATGTTATTCTGGCCTTCGAGGAAGAAGAAATCAAACATGTGCTTGACGGAACGGGCTTTTTAGTTCCACGTAAGGAAGGGCGTACCATTACTGCCTGTACATGGACATCGGCGAAATGGCTGCATACTGCTCCGGAAGGAAAGGTACTGCTGCGATTTTATGTCGGCCGTTCAGGAGACGAAGGCTGGACCGAATGGAACGATGAGGAATTGGTTTCCCGTGTTAAAGAGGATCTTCATGATTTGATGGGAGTAACTGCTGAGCCTTTATTTTATGAGGTAACCCGGCTCTACAAGTCAATGCCCCAATACCCTGTCGGTCACCTGGATGCTATCCGGCGGCTTCGCCGGGATTTAAGGGAACATATGCCTGGTGTATTTGTCACTGGTGCCGGTTTTGAGGGAGTCGGGCTTCCGGATTGTATCAGGCAGGGAAGGGATACGGCTAAAGAACTGATCCACCACATTAAGGGGTAG
- the hemE gene encoding uroporphyrinogen decarboxylase produces the protein MNDLFLRACRRESIDTVPVWYMRQAGRYDPDYRKIKESYTLLEICRQPELAAEVTMMPVKKLGVDAAILYSDIMNPVASLGVKFDIVKNIGPVIEHPLRTSKDVETLRPIDVDGDLPHIMETIRILDRELTVPLITFAGAPFTIASYLIEGRPSKSYIQTKTMMYSQPKVWFALMEKLGNMIIAYLKAQIANGAKAIQLFDSWVGTLSPEDFSFYVLPTIERIFEDIQDQPVPKIYFPGVSSGELLPVLRHLKADVIGLDWRVSVEEGRKRLDHTFAVQGNLDPYVLTAPMPLIQAKAKAIIDQGIQRPGFVFNLGHGLFPEASLDKLRELTDFVHEYSRTAIAKQLKGEVHQQ, from the coding sequence ATGAATGATTTGTTCCTGCGGGCTTGCCGCAGAGAGTCTATAGATACCGTGCCCGTTTGGTATATGCGCCAGGCTGGCCGATATGATCCTGACTACCGGAAAATCAAGGAATCTTATACATTGCTGGAAATTTGCAGACAACCTGAACTGGCTGCAGAAGTAACGATGATGCCGGTAAAAAAACTGGGAGTAGATGCGGCAATTTTATACTCGGATATCATGAACCCGGTAGCTTCCTTAGGGGTGAAATTCGATATTGTCAAAAATATCGGTCCTGTTATCGAACATCCGTTGCGGACTTCAAAAGATGTGGAAACGCTTCGACCTATTGATGTGGATGGGGACCTGCCTCATATCATGGAGACAATCCGTATTTTGGACAGGGAATTGACGGTCCCTCTGATTACGTTTGCCGGGGCGCCATTTACTATCGCCAGTTATTTAATTGAAGGCCGCCCGTCGAAATCTTATATTCAAACCAAAACGATGATGTACAGCCAGCCTAAAGTCTGGTTTGCTCTGATGGAAAAATTAGGGAATATGATTATTGCTTATTTGAAAGCCCAAATCGCTAACGGAGCCAAGGCTATTCAGTTGTTTGACAGTTGGGTAGGGACTTTGTCTCCGGAGGACTTCTCCTTCTATGTACTACCAACTATCGAACGGATATTTGAGGATATCCAGGACCAGCCTGTACCGAAAATTTATTTTCCCGGAGTCAGTTCAGGGGAGCTGCTTCCGGTTCTTCGCCATCTCAAAGCAGACGTTATCGGCCTAGATTGGAGAGTATCTGTAGAAGAAGGGCGGAAAAGGCTGGATCATACCTTTGCCGTACAAGGGAATCTGGACCCGTATGTACTCACTGCCCCGATGCCGTTGATTCAAGCGAAGGCTAAGGCGATCATAGATCAAGGCATTCAGCGTCCGGGCTTTGTATTCAATCTGGGCCACGGGCTATTTCCTGAAGCCTCATTAGATAAATTGCGGGAACTTACGGATTTTGTGCATGAATATTCCCGAACCGCTATTGCCAAACAGTTGAAAGGAGAGGTACATCAACAATGA
- the hemC gene encoding hydroxymethylbilane synthase: MRKIVVGTRQSALALTQTGQVVDELRKRCREAGLQVEFEIRKIVTKGDRILDVTLSKVGGKGLFVKEIEQAMLNGEIDLAVHSMKDMPFELPEGLVIGAIPERQDPRDCILTKGYVSLDELPQGALVGTSSLRRGSQLLHARPDLTIRSVRGNIDSRLRKLESEGFDAIVLASAGLHRMGWEERISGYLPPEQCLPAVGQGALCIECRGGDAFVLDLLKLIQHDDTALAVRAERAFLGRLNGGCQVPLGAFASVDHSGGTEPLLTLTAMVGSPDGSKLLKETRQGTRPEELGLQLADALIGRGADRILADAMHE; the protein is encoded by the coding sequence ATGCGCAAGATCGTGGTTGGAACGAGGCAAAGTGCTTTGGCGCTTACGCAAACCGGACAAGTGGTGGACGAGCTGCGAAAGAGGTGCCGGGAGGCAGGGCTTCAGGTGGAGTTTGAAATACGCAAGATTGTCACCAAAGGTGACCGAATTCTTGATGTTACTTTGTCCAAGGTTGGCGGTAAAGGGCTGTTTGTGAAGGAAATTGAGCAAGCTATGCTGAACGGGGAGATTGACCTGGCCGTTCACAGCATGAAAGATATGCCGTTTGAACTGCCGGAAGGACTGGTAATCGGAGCCATTCCGGAACGACAGGACCCTAGGGACTGTATCCTTACAAAAGGATATGTATCCCTGGATGAACTTCCCCAGGGAGCTCTTGTCGGAACTAGCTCGCTGCGGCGCGGCAGCCAGCTGCTGCATGCCCGTCCGGACCTTACGATTCGTTCGGTACGGGGAAATATTGATTCGAGGCTGCGCAAGCTCGAATCGGAAGGCTTCGATGCGATTGTACTGGCCTCAGCCGGCTTGCACCGGATGGGTTGGGAAGAACGCATCAGCGGCTATCTGCCGCCCGAACAGTGTCTCCCTGCCGTAGGCCAGGGAGCCCTCTGCATTGAGTGCCGGGGCGGCGATGCTTTCGTGCTGGATCTGCTGAAGCTGATCCAGCACGATGATACCGCGCTTGCGGTAAGAGCGGAGCGGGCCTTCCTGGGCCGCCTCAACGGCGGCTGTCAGGTCCCGCTTGGAGCTTTTGCAAGCGTGGACCACAGCGGCGGTACAGAGCCGCTGCTTACGCTCACAGCCATGGTCGGTTCTCCCGACGGCAGTAAGTTGCTTAAGGAGACGCGGCAGGGAACGCGTCCGGAAGAGCTCGGGCTTCAATTGGCTGATGCCCTGATTGGACGGGGAGCGGACAGGATACTGGCAGATGCTATGCATGAATAG
- a CDS encoding cytochrome c biogenesis protein has translation MISPSVLYDAILYLYALSLLFSFSDIARANRNAKRMGTGLLSFVWVLQTAYLCSRLYDHRVSFVFSMFETLFLLSWLLVTISFILNRIFRIDLVVYVVNVLSFAVLALNFFSTTSPSPLLQSWHIKDELLFIHVSMAIGSYAAFTTAAVFSALYLILYKMLKRKNWNQFMKRMPSLENLETYAVYAVLVGTPLLLLSIVLGCVWIALSGHDMYFFDPKVMNSILVLAAYSFYLYRYRVLKVSGGKLAVWNLGAFGFVLLNLAVTNVYSNFHDWYGMGAPR, from the coding sequence ATGATAAGCCCAAGCGTATTATACGATGCCATCCTCTACCTGTACGCCCTGAGCCTGCTGTTTTCCTTTTCCGATATTGCCCGGGCAAATCGGAATGCAAAACGGATGGGTACAGGGCTGCTTTCGTTTGTATGGGTGCTTCAAACTGCGTACCTGTGCAGCCGTCTTTATGATCATCGGGTTAGCTTTGTATTTTCCATGTTCGAAACCTTGTTTTTATTGTCCTGGCTTCTGGTCACCATTTCGTTTATTCTAAATCGTATTTTTCGTATAGATTTAGTCGTATATGTTGTAAACGTGCTAAGCTTTGCCGTTCTTGCACTCAATTTTTTTAGCACAACTAGCCCCTCTCCGTTGCTGCAAAGCTGGCACATAAAAGATGAGCTGCTGTTCATCCATGTTTCCATGGCCATAGGCAGCTATGCGGCTTTCACAACGGCGGCAGTATTTTCTGCTTTGTATCTGATTTTGTATAAGATGTTAAAGCGAAAGAACTGGAACCAGTTTATGAAGCGGATGCCGTCTTTGGAAAATCTGGAGACTTATGCGGTATATGCTGTTCTCGTCGGGACTCCGTTATTGCTGCTTTCCATTGTTTTGGGATGTGTATGGATAGCGCTCAGCGGGCATGATATGTATTTTTTTGATCCAAAAGTAATGAATTCCATCCTGGTTCTTGCCGCATACTCTTTTTATTTATATCGGTACCGTGTGCTTAAAGTTAGCGGTGGTAAGCTTGCTGTCTGGAATTTGGGGGCTTTTGGGTTTGTACTTTTAAATTTGGCAGTAACCAATGTTTATTCAAACTTTCATGACTGGTATGGAATGGGGGCCCCGCGATGA
- the speD gene encoding adenosylmethionine decarboxylase, producing MEYSTFGRHVAVDTWGVDFDLLNNAEWLQSQMVEAAEVCGATVLSVQSKQFEPQGATVLVLLSESHLSIHTYPERGFAALDCYTCGETVDPGLAIDYMVSVLKPEKVYAKKLVRGMGEFQVETPVVK from the coding sequence ATGGAATACTCAACTTTCGGAAGACACGTTGCTGTAGATACTTGGGGAGTGGACTTCGACCTTTTGAACAATGCAGAATGGCTGCAATCTCAAATGGTGGAGGCTGCTGAAGTTTGTGGTGCAACCGTACTATCTGTTCAGTCCAAGCAATTCGAGCCACAAGGCGCTACTGTTTTGGTATTGCTGTCTGAAAGTCACTTATCCATTCATACTTATCCTGAGAGAGGATTCGCAGCATTGGATTGCTATACCTGTGGGGAGACTGTCGACCCCGGGTTGGCCATTGATTACATGGTTTCGGTTTTGAAGCCTGAGAAGGTTTACGCTAAGAAACTTGTCCGGGGTATGGGTGAGTTTCAAGTGGAAACACCGGTAGTAAAATAA
- the hemB gene encoding porphobilinogen synthase, translating into MTTTFKRHRRLRSSAAMRNMVRETNLSVHDLIQPIFVTHGKNIKEEIPSMPGVFHFSLDRLEEELKEIVELGLPGILLFGVPEHKDAAGTSAYEEHGIVQEATRLIKKYYPDLLVIADTCLCQFTDTGHCGVVHVDPATQKADVANDESLELLVQTAVSQAKAGADIIAPSNMMDGYVQAIRCGLDEAGFAHIPIMAYSVKYSSAFYGPFRDAAHSTPQFGDRKTYQMDPANVREALREAESDVTEGADFLMVKPALAYMDIISLLKHNFDLPVVAYNVSAEYSMVKAAALQGWIDEKAVVLETLIGFKRAGSDIILTYFAKDAARWLSGK; encoded by the coding sequence ATGACAACAACCTTTAAACGCCATCGCCGTCTTCGCAGTTCGGCCGCAATGAGAAACATGGTCCGGGAAACCAACCTTTCCGTCCATGACCTGATTCAGCCTATTTTCGTAACCCACGGGAAGAACATAAAGGAAGAAATCCCTTCAATGCCGGGAGTATTTCACTTCTCCCTGGACCGGCTTGAAGAAGAACTGAAAGAAATTGTCGAGCTTGGCCTTCCCGGTATTTTGTTATTCGGGGTACCGGAACATAAGGATGCTGCCGGTACTTCCGCTTATGAAGAGCATGGGATTGTCCAGGAAGCGACACGTCTGATCAAAAAGTATTATCCGGATCTGCTTGTGATTGCGGATACTTGCTTATGCCAATTCACAGATACCGGACACTGCGGCGTGGTTCATGTAGATCCTGCTACGCAAAAGGCGGACGTGGCTAACGACGAGTCGTTGGAACTGCTTGTCCAAACTGCTGTATCCCAGGCTAAGGCAGGAGCTGACATCATTGCCCCTTCCAACATGATGGACGGTTATGTGCAGGCGATCCGTTGCGGATTGGATGAAGCGGGTTTTGCCCATATTCCGATCATGGCATATTCCGTCAAATATTCCTCCGCTTTTTATGGTCCATTCCGTGATGCGGCTCATTCTACCCCGCAGTTTGGAGACCGTAAAACCTATCAAATGGATCCGGCCAATGTTCGGGAAGCATTGAGAGAAGCGGAAAGCGATGTTACCGAAGGAGCAGATTTTCTTATGGTGAAACCGGCTCTTGCTTATATGGACATCATCTCATTACTGAAACATAACTTTGACCTTCCGGTTGTAGCCTATAACGTCAGTGCCGAATACTCCATGGTAAAAGCGGCAGCCCTTCAAGGATGGATCGATGAAAAAGCCGTTGTTCTTGAAACGTTAATCGGATTTAAACGCGCAGGAAGCGACATCATACTCACTTACTTTGCCAAAGATGCCGCCCGCTGGCTGAGCGGGAAGTAA